Proteins encoded together in one Undibacterium sp. CCC3.4 window:
- a CDS encoding ABC transporter ATP-binding protein yields MMPLLRIEALRVAYGQIEALKGISLALMPGEITALVGANGAGKSTTLLAISGLIAAQAGRILLEESDLRTLAPHHIVRRGVVQVAEGRAILGTLTVSENLALGAYTRNDKAAISADLDWVLSLFPVLKSRATGLAGNLSGGEQQMLAIARALMARPKVLLLDEPSMGLAPLMVQEIFRVIGEINRAGLTVLLVEQNVRQALKISSQAYVLENGAIVLHDSGANLLNNPQVIAAYLGG; encoded by the coding sequence ATGATGCCCTTACTGCGCATAGAGGCACTGCGCGTCGCCTACGGTCAGATCGAAGCGCTCAAAGGTATTTCACTTGCGCTCATGCCAGGTGAAATCACCGCCTTGGTTGGTGCCAATGGGGCTGGCAAGAGCACCACCTTGCTGGCGATCTCAGGATTGATCGCCGCCCAGGCCGGACGCATTCTGTTGGAAGAAAGCGATTTGCGCACGCTCGCGCCACATCACATCGTCAGGCGCGGCGTGGTCCAGGTGGCAGAAGGACGAGCAATCTTAGGCACGCTGACGGTCAGTGAAAATTTGGCGCTCGGTGCCTACACCCGCAACGATAAGGCGGCCATTAGTGCTGACCTCGATTGGGTACTGAGCTTATTTCCGGTACTCAAGAGTCGCGCAACCGGCTTGGCCGGCAATCTCTCTGGCGGCGAACAGCAAATGCTGGCGATTGCGCGCGCGCTCATGGCACGGCCGAAAGTATTGCTGCTCGACGAACCATCGATGGGCTTGGCACCCTTGATGGTGCAGGAAATTTTCCGGGTAATCGGGGAAATCAATCGTGCCGGTTTGACGGTCTTGCTGGTCGAACAAAATGTCCGTCAGGCTTTGAAAATTTCCAGCCAAGCGTATGTGCTGGAAAATGGTGCCATTGTTTTGCATGATAGCGGTGCCAACTTACTCAATAACCCACAAGTGATTGCCGCCTACCTCGGCGGCTGA
- a CDS encoding branched-chain amino acid ABC transporter permease: MFEQQLINALSLGSVYALFALGFTLIFGVLGVINLSHGAIFMLGSYIALLLITYFHLSLWLAMVLAMLACGSIGVAVDFLVLRPLRKRSAPHLAPMIATIGVAIMITNISQGWFGAENQRFPFGTIPEDSFSLGNVHLTAVQLAIVVISFVLMLALLLVMRRTQLGRALRAIAESPKAAYLLGINVEGLFFLTSFAAAALGGAAGVLVGLSFNAISPFMGQPMLHKGIAVIILGGMGDIRGALLGGLFLGFAEVMTVAYLSSDFRDAVAFGLLFLILLFKPAGMFGKTSERKAG; this comes from the coding sequence ATGTTCGAACAACAACTGATCAATGCGCTCTCGCTAGGCAGCGTGTACGCGCTCTTCGCGCTCGGCTTCACTCTTATTTTCGGCGTGCTCGGCGTGATCAATTTGTCGCATGGTGCGATTTTCATGCTTGGCAGCTATATCGCGCTGTTGCTGATCACTTATTTTCATCTGTCCTTGTGGTTGGCGATGGTGTTGGCCATGCTCGCTTGTGGCAGCATCGGTGTAGCGGTCGACTTTCTGGTGCTGCGGCCGTTACGCAAGCGCTCGGCACCGCATTTGGCGCCGATGATTGCGACCATAGGCGTGGCGATCATGATCACGAATATTTCCCAAGGCTGGTTCGGCGCAGAGAATCAACGCTTCCCCTTCGGCACGATCCCCGAAGACAGTTTTAGCTTAGGAAATGTGCATTTAACGGCAGTGCAACTGGCGATTGTAGTGATTTCTTTTGTCTTGATGCTGGCCTTACTGCTCGTCATGCGCCGCACGCAGTTGGGGCGGGCGCTGCGGGCGATTGCCGAATCGCCGAAAGCCGCGTATTTGCTCGGCATTAATGTTGAGGGCTTGTTTTTTCTCACTTCTTTTGCCGCAGCGGCACTCGGTGGGGCGGCCGGTGTGCTGGTCGGGCTGTCTTTCAATGCGATTTCTCCCTTCATGGGGCAACCGATGCTGCATAAGGGCATTGCCGTCATCATCTTGGGTGGCATGGGTGACATCCGTGGTGCCTTGCTCGGTGGCCTGTTCCTCGGCTTTGCCGAAGTCATGACGGTGGCGTATCTGTCCAGCGATTTTCGCGATGCCGTCGCCTTCGGTTTATTATTTTTAATCTTATTGTTCAAGCCAGCCGGCATGTTCGGCAAAACTTCAGAAAGAAAGGCGGGATGA
- a CDS encoding ABC transporter ATP-binding protein, whose amino-acid sequence MLALASVSKHFGGLQVLQDVSFNMPVGSIYGLIGPNGAGKTTIVNLITGLLRPTAGMISFNGEDLSQVAPHQITGLGIARTFQNIRIFKEMSLLENVVVGMHAHLNYGVAGLLFSLPSFRAAERQARERALELLSWVKLDHKAALLANNLSYGEQRKLEFARALATQPKLLLLDEPVAGMNPAEKTELMTEIRNIRDRGFAIFMIEHDMRFVMELCDRIAVLNFGKIIAEGPPAQIRTDPLVIEAYLGREDAA is encoded by the coding sequence ATGCTCGCATTAGCTTCAGTCAGCAAACATTTCGGCGGCTTGCAGGTATTGCAAGATGTCAGTTTCAACATGCCTGTCGGTAGTATTTACGGCTTGATCGGGCCCAACGGTGCCGGTAAAACGACTATCGTTAATTTGATCACCGGCTTGCTGCGGCCGACTGCCGGAATGATCAGTTTCAATGGTGAGGATCTGAGCCAGGTCGCACCGCACCAGATTACCGGCCTCGGGATTGCTCGGACATTTCAAAATATCCGTATCTTCAAGGAAATGAGTTTATTGGAGAACGTCGTCGTCGGCATGCATGCGCATTTGAATTATGGGGTTGCCGGTCTCCTGTTTAGCCTACCCTCATTCCGCGCCGCGGAACGACAGGCGCGCGAGCGCGCATTAGAATTACTCAGTTGGGTCAAGCTCGATCACAAGGCGGCGCTGTTGGCTAACAATTTGTCGTATGGTGAGCAACGCAAGCTCGAATTTGCCCGCGCTCTGGCGACGCAACCGAAATTGCTGTTGCTCGATGAGCCGGTAGCGGGCATGAATCCGGCAGAAAAAACTGAATTGATGACAGAAATACGAAACATCCGGGATCGCGGCTTTGCCATTTTCATGATCGAGCACGATATGCGTTTTGTAATGGAATTATGCGATCGCATCGCCGTACTGAATTTCGGCAAAATCATTGCCGAAGGCCCACCTGCGCAAATACGCACTGATCCGCTGGTGATTGAAGCCTATCTGGGTCGGGAGGATGCGGCATGA
- the argH gene encoding argininosuccinate lyase, with protein sequence MTSQFQKKTEAWSARFSEPVSDLVKRYTASVFFDNRMAAVDIEGSLAHAEMLSAQQIITAQDYADICRGMQQIKAEIDSGQFEWLLDLEDVHLNIEKRLTELVGDAGKRLHTGRSRNDQVATDIRLYLRAAIDNIVVLLTALRSALLDLAEKNAETIMPGFTHMQVAQPITFGHHILAYVEMFGRDTERMQDCRKRVNRLPLGAAALAGTTFPIDRERVARTLGFDEVCQNSLDAVSDRDFAIEFCAAAALVMTHISRMSEELVIWMSPRIGFIDIADRFCTGSSIMPQKKNPDVPELARGKTGRVNGHLIALLTLMKGQPLAYNKDNQEDKEPLFDTVDTLVDTLRIFADMAGGISVKPEAMRAAALQGYATATDLADYLVKKGLPFRDAHEAVAHAVRTCVERACDLSDMPLAELQTYSALVEADIYEVLTLEGSVAARDHVGGTAPKQVRAAIARARQKLLPLE encoded by the coding sequence ATGACATCACAATTCCAAAAAAAAACCGAGGCATGGTCTGCCCGCTTCTCTGAACCGGTGTCCGATCTGGTCAAGCGCTATACGGCCTCGGTGTTTTTCGATAATCGCATGGCCGCTGTGGATATCGAAGGCTCGCTGGCGCACGCCGAAATGCTCAGCGCGCAACAGATCATCACGGCCCAGGATTACGCCGATATTTGCCGCGGCATGCAGCAAATCAAAGCGGAAATTGACAGTGGTCAGTTCGAATGGCTGCTCGACCTCGAAGACGTGCATCTGAACATAGAAAAACGCCTGACCGAACTCGTTGGTGATGCCGGCAAACGCTTACATACCGGCCGTTCGCGCAATGATCAGGTGGCCACCGATATCCGCCTGTACTTGCGCGCCGCCATAGACAATATCGTCGTCTTGCTCACCGCTTTGCGCAGCGCGCTGCTCGATTTGGCGGAAAAAAATGCCGAAACAATCATGCCTGGCTTTACCCATATGCAAGTGGCACAACCGATCACTTTCGGCCATCACATTCTGGCCTATGTAGAAATGTTTGGCCGCGATACCGAGCGCATGCAAGATTGCCGCAAACGTGTCAATCGCTTGCCACTCGGTGCCGCCGCCTTGGCTGGCACGACTTTCCCAATCGACCGCGAACGTGTCGCACGCACGCTCGGCTTTGATGAGGTTTGTCAAAATTCACTCGATGCCGTATCAGATCGCGATTTCGCGATTGAATTTTGCGCTGCTGCCGCCTTGGTAATGACGCATATTTCGCGGATGTCGGAAGAATTGGTCATTTGGATGAGCCCACGCATAGGCTTCATCGATATCGCCGACCGTTTCTGCACCGGCTCGTCGATCATGCCGCAAAAGAAAAACCCGGACGTGCCGGAATTGGCGCGCGGCAAAACCGGCCGCGTCAATGGCCATTTGATCGCCCTGCTCACGCTGATGAAGGGCCAGCCTTTGGCCTACAACAAAGATAATCAAGAGGATAAAGAACCCTTGTTCGATACCGTCGATACGCTGGTCGATACCTTGCGTATTTTTGCGGACATGGCTGGCGGCATCAGCGTCAAACCCGAGGCCATGCGCGCCGCCGCCTTGCAAGGCTATGCCACGGCAACCGACTTGGCCGATTATCTGGTCAAAAAAGGCTTGCCGTTCCGTGACGCCCACGAAGCTGTTGCGCATGCGGTACGTACCTGCGTGGAACGTGCTTGCGACCTCAGTGATATGCCGCTGGCGGAATTGCAAACCTATTCCGCCTTGGTCGAGGCCGACATTTACGAGGTATTGACTTTGGAAGGCTCGGTAGCCGCGCGCGATCACGTCGGTGGCACAGCACCTAAGCAAGTCCGTGCTGCGATCGCCAGAGCACGTCAAAAATTGCTGCCGCTGGAGTAA
- a CDS encoding carbonic anhydrase family protein, with amino-acid sequence MKKMWMLLTLSLMSTLALAQHGGWSYEGETGPEHWAKLSPESADCGGKNQSPVDLHGFVKAQLVPIAFNYHAGANEMINNGHTIQVNYLEGSQIKIDDMKFALKQFHFHAPAENLIMGKSYPLEAHFVHAADDGELVVIALMFKVGAENAALNKLWPSMPAEKGQKNTLPALFAAADLMPKQKDYYRFEGSLTTPPCTEGVRWLVLKHPVEASAKQIENFSRHLEHANNRPVQPTNARVILN; translated from the coding sequence ATGAAAAAAATGTGGATGTTGTTAACCCTGAGTTTGATGAGTACTCTCGCACTGGCTCAGCACGGTGGCTGGAGTTACGAGGGCGAAACCGGGCCTGAGCATTGGGCCAAGCTGTCGCCAGAGTCGGCCGACTGTGGCGGTAAGAATCAATCACCGGTGGATTTACATGGTTTCGTCAAGGCACAGTTGGTTCCGATCGCCTTCAATTATCATGCTGGCGCGAATGAAATGATCAACAACGGCCATACGATACAAGTCAATTATCTCGAAGGTAGCCAAATAAAAATTGACGACATGAAATTTGCACTCAAGCAATTTCATTTTCATGCACCGGCGGAAAATTTGATCATGGGGAAATCCTACCCACTCGAAGCGCACTTTGTACATGCGGCAGACGATGGTGAACTCGTGGTGATCGCCTTGATGTTTAAGGTGGGCGCTGAAAATGCAGCGCTGAATAAATTGTGGCCATCGATGCCAGCCGAAAAAGGACAAAAAAACACCCTTCCAGCTCTGTTTGCCGCGGCCGATTTAATGCCGAAACAAAAAGACTACTACCGCTTTGAGGGTTCCTTGACCACTCCACCCTGTACCGAAGGAGTGCGCTGGTTAGTGCTCAAACACCCGGTTGAAGCATCGGCCAAGCAAATCGAAAACTTTTCTCGGCATTTGGAGCACGCGAATAATCGGCCTGTGCAGCCAACTAACGCCAGGGTGATTTTGAACTGA
- a CDS encoding branched-chain amino acid ABC transporter permease — MAEWFDGFWAIYSSVIFGIGINALLALSIYLTLSCGLLSLANAAFMGIGAYTAALITMQTALPFPLALAAAAAAPALVACLIGIPTLRLSGVYLAMATLGFGEVVRVIVLNLNFTGGPMGLNGIELKTEWYHIMLALVLVLLLLARLRASKVGRAFEAIKEDEIAARLMGVNVAAYKLLAFVLGAMIAGLAGGLNAHYTFTIGPGNYGFENAVDILTMAVFGGTASLLGPLIGSSTLSILPELMHGLKDYRLAANGLILIIVILYLPKGIWDPARLRQWRSAMRAATKKSLSEGA, encoded by the coding sequence ATGGCGGAATGGTTTGATGGATTTTGGGCAATCTACAGCAGCGTGATTTTCGGCATAGGCATCAATGCTCTGCTGGCGCTGTCGATTTACCTGACACTTTCCTGCGGCTTGTTGTCGCTGGCGAATGCCGCCTTCATGGGTATCGGTGCCTATACCGCCGCACTGATTACCATGCAGACGGCCTTGCCATTTCCACTCGCGCTGGCCGCCGCTGCAGCGGCACCGGCGCTGGTGGCGTGTCTGATCGGTATTCCGACCTTGCGTCTGTCGGGCGTGTATCTGGCGATGGCAACCTTGGGCTTCGGCGAAGTGGTGCGAGTGATCGTGCTCAACTTGAATTTTACCGGCGGCCCTATGGGTTTGAACGGTATCGAGCTAAAAACCGAGTGGTATCACATCATGTTGGCTTTGGTGCTGGTGTTGCTGTTGTTGGCGCGCTTGCGCGCATCCAAGGTCGGTCGGGCGTTTGAGGCGATTAAAGAAGATGAGATCGCAGCTCGCCTGATGGGGGTGAATGTGGCCGCGTATAAGCTGCTCGCCTTTGTACTCGGGGCCATGATCGCCGGGCTGGCTGGCGGCCTCAATGCCCATTACACGTTCACGATAGGTCCGGGCAATTACGGTTTTGAAAATGCGGTCGATATTTTAACCATGGCCGTGTTCGGTGGCACGGCCAGCCTGCTCGGCCCGCTGATTGGCAGCAGTACTTTGAGCATTTTGCCCGAGCTCATGCATGGTTTGAAAGATTACCGGCTCGCTGCTAACGGCCTCATTCTTATCATTGTCATTCTGTATTTACCTAAGGGCATATGGGATCCGGCCCGCTTGCGGCAATGGCGCAGCGCTATGCGTGCTGCCACTAAAAAATCTTTGTCAGAGGGAGCTTGA
- a CDS encoding LytTR family DNA-binding domain-containing protein, whose translation MPRVFIIANVVTERQSVFARLAALPAQGRHLIVGAAHSTDIGLTEIRLLRPEIVVAVANVAAVQRLHAQLRHMMAVVPNVIGCQADGSCVVFPAAPSGALPSGPVSIHLHNLCAAIIYVRERARAKGAPVRDFFSVIEHRRHVLVPVREVLFLQAGFKYVSIATREKEFLTEESLITLEREMPDHFIRLHRNTLVARSAVLGIERGNRFCDVGTPTEHVSTFWQVVVSGSEQRLRVSRRRWQQISKLLR comes from the coding sequence GTGCCCAGGGTTTTTATCATTGCCAATGTCGTCACGGAGCGGCAAAGCGTGTTTGCCAGATTGGCAGCACTGCCGGCTCAGGGTCGCCATCTCATTGTCGGCGCTGCCCATAGCACCGATATCGGCTTGACAGAAATCCGGCTACTGCGACCGGAAATCGTGGTGGCTGTTGCCAACGTCGCTGCGGTGCAGCGCTTGCATGCACAACTGCGCCACATGATGGCAGTAGTGCCAAACGTGATTGGCTGTCAGGCCGACGGCAGTTGCGTGGTTTTTCCGGCGGCACCCAGCGGCGCGCTGCCATCTGGCCCGGTCAGCATACATCTGCACAATCTGTGTGCTGCCATAATCTATGTGCGAGAACGTGCGCGCGCGAAGGGCGCGCCGGTGCGCGATTTCTTTTCCGTCATTGAGCATCGTCGCCATGTGCTGGTGCCGGTGCGCGAAGTGTTGTTTTTGCAGGCGGGCTTCAAATACGTCAGCATTGCCACGCGGGAGAAGGAATTTCTAACCGAAGAATCGCTCATCACGCTGGAGCGCGAAATGCCCGATCACTTCATTCGCTTGCACAGAAATACTCTGGTAGCACGCAGTGCGGTGCTCGGCATCGAACGCGGCAATCGTTTTTGTGATGTTGGTACGCCGACTGAGCATGTCAGCACATTTTGGCAAGTCGTGGTATCTGGTTCCGAACAACGCTTGCGCGTGTCACGGCGGCGGTGGCAGCAGATCAGCAAGCTGCTGCGCTGA
- a CDS encoding glutathione S-transferase — translation MMTFYDCSTAPSPRRARILLAEKGAHYETIAVDLRQGEQLSPAFQLINPLSTVPALKTESGIILTDNAGISAYLEAVYPAPALMGITAEEKAEIASWNWRVEFEGLLAVAEALRNSAPAMKQRALPGPVNYEQIPALAERGLARIQQFFLSLNTHLENREFIATKRFSLVDITAVVAVDFARVVKFKADERYPHVQRWRALMAQRAAMSL, via the coding sequence ATGATGACTTTTTACGACTGTAGCACGGCACCGAGCCCACGTCGCGCGCGCATTCTACTGGCCGAAAAAGGCGCGCACTACGAGACGATAGCGGTCGACTTGCGCCAGGGCGAACAACTGAGCCCGGCTTTTCAACTCATCAATCCTCTGTCGACGGTGCCGGCTTTGAAAACCGAAAGCGGCATCATACTGACTGACAATGCCGGCATCAGCGCGTATCTGGAAGCCGTCTATCCAGCCCCGGCATTGATGGGAATCACGGCGGAAGAAAAAGCCGAGATTGCCAGTTGGAATTGGCGGGTGGAATTTGAAGGCTTGCTCGCGGTGGCCGAGGCCTTGCGCAACAGTGCCCCAGCGATGAAGCAACGCGCCTTGCCAGGGCCCGTTAACTACGAGCAAATTCCCGCCTTGGCCGAACGCGGTTTGGCACGGATCCAGCAATTTTTCCTTAGCCTCAACACTCACCTGGAAAACCGCGAGTTCATCGCCACCAAGCGCTTCAGTTTGGTCGACATCACCGCCGTGGTGGCCGTGGACTTCGCGCGCGTGGTGAAATTCAAAGCCGATGAACGCTACCCGCATGTACAGCGCTGGCGGGCGCTGATGGCACAACGAGCGGCGATGTCGCTGTAG
- a CDS encoding ABC transporter substrate-binding protein, producing the protein MSRQLHLALSAALFGCATLSHAVDLQIGVAEALSGPAAKYGSAIKNGFVLAADSINAKGGVNGNKLILVIEDEQGKKEEAINAFKKLIFQHKVLMAFGPTLSNSAFAADPIANASKTVVFGTSNTADGITAMGPFVFRNSVMEADVLPVTVKAAVKQFNIKKVAIIYGNDDAFTKSGYDVFKTALSEQKIAVTETETYAKGDVDFKAQLTKIKAANPDAIVCSCLAEEAANIILQTRSLGMKQVFIGGNGFNSPKLFEIAKDAADQTLMGSPWSAENTAPANTQFIAAYKARYGSEPDQFAAQAYDAMYIVAEALKTVKLSGNLEKDRLALRLALPAVKFEGATGKFAFRRPVSKDGKEVGYDAQQDAIVNIAKGGKFILLK; encoded by the coding sequence ATGTCACGCCAGCTTCATCTTGCACTGAGCGCCGCCCTTTTCGGTTGCGCCACCCTTTCTCATGCCGTCGACCTCCAAATTGGTGTCGCCGAAGCCCTATCCGGTCCGGCCGCTAAATACGGTAGCGCGATCAAAAATGGCTTCGTGCTGGCGGCTGATAGCATCAATGCCAAAGGCGGCGTCAATGGCAATAAGCTCATTCTGGTGATTGAGGATGAACAGGGCAAGAAAGAAGAAGCCATTAATGCCTTCAAGAAATTAATTTTTCAGCATAAAGTACTGATGGCCTTCGGCCCTACCCTATCGAATTCTGCATTCGCTGCCGATCCTATCGCCAATGCCAGCAAAACCGTGGTGTTCGGCACCAGCAATACGGCCGATGGCATCACGGCCATGGGGCCTTTCGTGTTCCGCAACTCGGTCATGGAAGCCGATGTCTTGCCGGTGACAGTGAAAGCAGCGGTGAAACAGTTCAATATCAAGAAGGTCGCGATCATCTACGGTAACGATGATGCCTTTACCAAAAGCGGCTACGATGTCTTCAAAACTGCGTTAAGTGAGCAGAAAATAGCGGTCACGGAAACCGAAACCTATGCCAAAGGCGATGTTGATTTTAAAGCGCAACTGACCAAGATTAAGGCAGCGAATCCCGATGCCATCGTCTGTTCTTGTTTGGCAGAAGAAGCGGCCAACATCATTTTACAAACCCGTTCACTCGGCATGAAGCAAGTTTTTATCGGCGGCAACGGCTTCAATTCGCCTAAGCTGTTTGAGATTGCCAAAGACGCGGCCGATCAAACCTTGATGGGCAGTCCGTGGTCGGCAGAAAACACGGCACCGGCCAATACCCAGTTCATCGCCGCCTACAAAGCGCGTTATGGCAGCGAGCCCGATCAATTCGCCGCCCAAGCTTACGATGCCATGTATATCGTGGCCGAAGCACTCAAGACAGTCAAGTTGAGTGGCAATTTGGAAAAAGACAGATTGGCGCTGCGCCTGGCTTTACCGGCAGTGAAATTCGAAGGAGCAACTGGCAAATTCGCCTTCCGTCGCCCGGTGAGTAAGGATGGCAAAGAAGTTGGCTATGATGCACAGCAGGATGCGATCGTAAATATTGCTAAAGGCGGGAAATTCATTTTATTGAAGTAA
- the yghU gene encoding glutathione-dependent disulfide-bond oxidoreductase, protein MNQSSTYTPAKIWTPPELATGRFANINRPIAGPTHTRILPVGAHPLQLYSLGTPNGVKVTVLLEELLAAGHSGAEYDAWLINISEGDQFGSGYTEINPNSKIPVLVDRSDSSPVRIFESGAILMYLAEKFSAFLPSGGAARAECLSWLFWQMGSAPFLGGGFGHFYAYAPEKIGYAIDRYAMEVKRQMDVLDRRLAETEYIAGDEYSIADMAIWPWYGSLAKGQLYDAGEFLQVQDYTNVLRWTDQIAQRPAVKRGRMVNRVFGDPASQLHERHDAKDFDTKTQDKL, encoded by the coding sequence ATGAATCAATCGTCGACTTACACCCCGGCAAAAATATGGACACCCCCAGAGCTCGCCACCGGGCGCTTCGCCAATATCAATCGACCCATTGCCGGCCCCACACATACGCGCATCTTGCCGGTGGGCGCACATCCGCTGCAACTGTATTCGCTCGGCACACCAAATGGCGTCAAGGTAACGGTATTGCTGGAAGAATTGCTGGCGGCTGGGCATAGCGGTGCCGAGTATGATGCTTGGCTGATCAATATCAGTGAGGGCGATCAATTCGGCAGCGGGTACACGGAGATCAATCCGAATTCAAAAATTCCGGTGCTGGTTGACCGCAGCGATTCCAGCCCAGTCCGCATCTTTGAGTCAGGCGCGATTTTGATGTATCTGGCCGAAAAATTTTCTGCTTTTCTACCCTCCGGCGGCGCGGCGCGGGCCGAGTGCCTGTCTTGGTTGTTTTGGCAAATGGGTAGCGCGCCATTTCTCGGTGGCGGTTTTGGACATTTTTACGCGTATGCGCCGGAGAAAATCGGCTACGCGATAGACCGTTATGCCATGGAAGTAAAAAGGCAAATGGACGTACTCGACCGCCGCTTGGCCGAGACCGAATATATCGCCGGCGACGAATACAGTATTGCCGATATGGCGATCTGGCCTTGGTATGGCAGTTTGGCGAAGGGACAATTGTACGATGCCGGAGAATTCTTGCAAGTTCAAGACTATACCAATGTGCTGCGCTGGACCGATCAAATCGCTCAGCGTCCAGCGGTAAAACGTGGACGCATGGTGAATCGTGTGTTTGGTGATCCGGCCAGCCAATTACACGAGCGCCACGATGCCAAAGATTTTGATACCAAGACGCAGGACAAACTATGA
- a CDS encoding EAL domain-containing protein produces the protein MIQIHPDLSYRGDMNSLPDQASLAKACAGCQNGEPFDFEFEYAYQPIVKLSTRSIYAHEALVRGPNGESAASVLAKINDSNRYRFDQLCRSKAIEGAARLNMQELLSINFLPNAIYRPEVCIRTTFEAATKFNFPIERIIFEVTEGERIEDRPHLVNIFREYRRFGFHTAIDDFGAGYAGLNLLSEYQPDIIKIDMDLVRGIDDNLPRQAIVNGLVSICKTLDIQILAEGVETRPERDFLRASGIDLMQGYWFSKPVFKGLGEIPELAWD, from the coding sequence ATGATTCAAATTCACCCTGATTTGTCATATCGAGGGGACATGAATAGCTTGCCAGATCAAGCGAGCTTGGCCAAAGCATGCGCTGGTTGTCAAAACGGTGAACCCTTCGATTTTGAGTTTGAGTATGCTTACCAGCCAATTGTTAAGTTATCTACTCGCAGCATCTATGCGCATGAAGCACTGGTGCGTGGCCCAAATGGCGAGTCGGCGGCGTCTGTTTTAGCCAAAATTAATGATAGCAATCGCTATCGATTTGATCAACTTTGCCGCTCAAAAGCAATCGAGGGTGCGGCTCGCCTGAATATGCAAGAGTTGCTGTCAATTAATTTCCTGCCGAATGCGATCTACCGTCCCGAAGTGTGTATTCGCACTACCTTTGAAGCGGCGACCAAGTTCAATTTCCCGATAGAGAGGATTATCTTCGAGGTCACTGAAGGTGAACGCATCGAAGATCGTCCGCATCTGGTGAATATTTTCAGGGAGTACCGACGCTTTGGTTTTCATACTGCGATTGATGACTTTGGTGCCGGTTATGCCGGACTCAATTTATTATCCGAATACCAGCCCGATATCATTAAAATTGATATGGATTTAGTACGCGGGATTGACGATAATCTGCCAAGACAAGCTATCGTCAATGGCTTAGTCAGCATTTGCAAGACTTTAGACATACAGATCCTGGCCGAGGGCGTAGAAACGCGTCCTGAAAGAGATTTCCTGAGAGCATCTGGGATTGACTTAATGCAGGGGTATTGGTTTTCCAAACCTGTATTCAAAGGCTTGGGAGAAATTCCCGAGCTCGCTTGGGATTAG